In bacterium, one genomic interval encodes:
- a CDS encoding TRAM domain-containing protein translates to MFAIIVRVLFVMFCIVTGAYFSETLDNIFQPNVWGVLWGAVWATAILFLEWALRRTPPKGLVAGSIGLLIGLILANLITGTVLTFPFTSEVSLILKVGIALALGYLGMTVSWRKRDEFKFLIPQLPRDEDKKCKILDTSVIIDGRIADIAETGFLEGLIVIPKFILNELQKIADSTIPLRRKRGRRGLDILNRMQKSGSLEVVIEEKDFPDIKEVDSKLVQLAKTINGIIVTNDYNLNKIAKLQGVAVFNINELANALKPVILPSEELKIRIVKEGKEHNQGIAYLDDGTMVVVENARGLMGEEVTVEVTSVLQTSAGRMIFGQQKSGRSRPVRNQ, encoded by the coding sequence ATGTTTGCAATTATAGTTCGTGTTCTTTTTGTAATGTTTTGCATAGTAACGGGGGCATATTTCTCAGAAACATTAGACAATATTTTTCAGCCTAATGTTTGGGGCGTGCTTTGGGGAGCAGTATGGGCAACAGCTATTTTGTTTCTTGAGTGGGCACTAAGAAGAACTCCGCCCAAGGGACTGGTTGCCGGCTCAATAGGGCTGTTAATAGGGCTTATATTGGCCAACTTAATCACGGGCACTGTTTTAACTTTTCCGTTTACTTCCGAAGTATCGCTTATTTTGAAAGTGGGAATTGCTTTAGCTTTAGGATATTTAGGGATGACTGTCTCTTGGAGAAAAAGAGACGAATTCAAGTTCCTGATTCCACAACTTCCCAGAGATGAAGATAAAAAATGTAAAATATTAGACACCTCCGTGATAATAGACGGACGTATTGCGGATATTGCAGAAACAGGTTTTCTGGAAGGATTAATCGTAATCCCTAAATTTATATTAAATGAACTTCAAAAAATAGCCGATTCAACTATTCCTTTAAGAAGAAAAAGGGGAAGACGCGGCTTGGATATTCTTAATAGAATGCAAAAAAGCGGTTCTTTGGAGGTCGTGATTGAAGAAAAGGATTTCCCGGATATAAAAGAAGTGGATTCGAAACTTGTCCAATTAGCAAAAACTATAAATGGAATAATTGTTACCAACGATTACAATTTAAATAAAATAGCAAAATTGCAGGGAGTAGCCGTCTTTAATATAAACGAATTGGCTAACGCATTAAAGCCGGTAATTCTGCCAAGCGAAGAATTAAAGATAAGAATAGTCAAAGAAGGTAAAGAACACAACCAAGGGATAGCCTATCTGGACGATGGAACGATGGTTGTGGTGGAAAATGCGCGCGGGCTAATGGGCGAGGAAGTGACAGTAGAAGTAACTTCTGTTTTGCAAACTTCCGCCGGCCGAATGATTTTCGGTCAACAGAAAAGTGGTCGTTCTCGACCCGTTAGAAACCAATAA
- a CDS encoding ABC transporter ATP-binding protein, producing MQADNSLLKVKNLTKTFRVGRNSVCAVDHISFDIHFKKVVSLVGQSGSGKTTVARMLLNLIKPTEGEIRLQGVDTREFQGKRRLEYWRKVQGIFQDPFGSFNQFFTIKKILGDSLRMRKGDLTREEKHELISQSLKAVHMDPEDVMDKYSFELSGGQMQRIMIARISLINPSVIIADEPTSMVDAVLRSTILKLIMQLRDKQGATIIFITHDIGLAYYVSDHVFIMHEGKIVESGEPEDVIIHPQHPYTKELINDVPTLHKKWEF from the coding sequence AGCGGATAATTCTCTGCTTAAAGTGAAAAACTTAACAAAAACCTTTAGAGTAGGCAGAAACTCTGTTTGTGCCGTTGACCATATTAGTTTTGATATACATTTTAAAAAGGTCGTATCTTTGGTCGGACAGAGCGGAAGCGGAAAGACTACTGTAGCTAGAATGCTTCTGAATTTAATCAAACCGACCGAAGGGGAGATAAGGCTTCAAGGAGTAGACACAAGAGAATTTCAAGGTAAGCGTCGTTTGGAATATTGGCGGAAGGTTCAGGGTATCTTTCAGGACCCTTTTGGAAGTTTTAACCAATTCTTCACTATTAAGAAAATTCTGGGTGATTCACTAAGGATGCGGAAAGGTGATTTAACCAGAGAAGAAAAACATGAGCTAATCAGTCAATCTCTTAAAGCGGTGCATATGGATCCGGAAGACGTGATGGATAAATATTCATTTGAATTAAGCGGAGGACAAATGCAGAGAATAATGATAGCCCGCATATCTCTCATTAACCCGAGCGTGATAATAGCGGATGAACCCACCTCTATGGTTGATGCTGTGTTAAGGTCTACCATTTTAAAACTGATTATGCAGCTCAGGGATAAACAGGGGGCAACGATAATTTTCATAACCCATGACATAGGCCTGGCATATTATGTGAGCGATCATGTTTTTATAATGCATGAGGGGAAAATTGTAGAATCAGGTGAGCCGGAAGATGTGATAATCCACCCACAGCATCCTTATACAAAGGAATTAATTAACGACGTTCCGACACTACATAAAAAGTGGGAGTTCTAA